Proteins encoded within one genomic window of uncultured Draconibacterium sp.:
- a CDS encoding DUF3945 domain-containing protein, with translation MAQNEPKNIRFLAIRWHSLNRNHWHKPLRNRWHKTNQNSQPMLNYQKSPGLIPITIKTDNLNIRTDARLAFRQDENGDFKLAVHAVRNSPELDRPYFGVTLTDEDKQNLLKTGNAGRIVHPQYKEGESTPVFLSVDKLTNELVAARADKIKIPDEIRGVNLDENQKKELAEGRSIYVEGMTARSGKEFNAHLQIDADKRGIGFRFDNQQQQGQNKNEQKQVRIPNSLLGKELTEDQQQKLEKRETIYVAGMKDKKGEEFSAYIKVNDEKGKLDFYKWNPDKAQTKGAEVIPDNKSKTQVEVNSEGKTNEATKDVKEPLKKDQVNPSERQQTTKRNRAKSHSM, from the coding sequence GTGGCACAAAACGAACCGAAAAATATCCGCTTTTTAGCTATCCGGTGGCACAGTTTGAACCGAAATCACTGGCACAAACCACTCCGAAATCGGTGGCACAAAACGAACCAGAATAGCCAGCCCATGTTAAACTACCAAAAGTCGCCCGGATTAATTCCCATTACCATTAAAACCGATAACCTTAACATCCGTACCGATGCACGGCTGGCCTTTCGCCAAGATGAAAATGGAGATTTTAAATTGGCTGTTCATGCCGTTCGCAACAGTCCTGAACTCGACCGTCCATATTTTGGCGTCACCTTAACTGACGAGGATAAACAGAACCTGCTGAAAACCGGCAATGCCGGAAGAATTGTACATCCTCAGTACAAAGAAGGAGAGAGCACACCGGTATTTTTATCTGTTGATAAACTCACCAATGAACTTGTTGCCGCACGGGCTGATAAAATAAAAATCCCTGATGAAATTAGAGGCGTGAATCTCGATGAAAACCAAAAGAAAGAGTTGGCCGAAGGACGTTCAATTTATGTGGAAGGAATGACTGCCCGTAGCGGAAAAGAGTTTAATGCACATCTGCAAATTGATGCCGATAAACGTGGTATAGGTTTCCGATTTGATAATCAGCAGCAACAAGGACAAAACAAGAATGAACAAAAACAGGTACGTATTCCCAATTCTCTTCTGGGAAAGGAACTTACTGAGGACCAGCAACAAAAACTGGAAAAGCGGGAAACCATTTATGTTGCCGGAATGAAAGATAAAAAAGGCGAGGAATTTAGCGCTTACATAAAGGTCAACGACGAAAAAGGCAAGCTGGATTTTTACAAATGGAATCCTGATAAAGCCCAAACAAAAGGAGCAGAAGTAATACCTGATAACAAGAGCAAAACCCAGGTAGAGGTTAACTCGGAAGGTAAAACCAATGAAGCGACCAAAGATGTAAAAGAACCGCTGAAAAAGGACCAGGTGAATCCGTCCGAACGGCAACAAACCACAAAACGAAACCGGGCCAAATCGCACTCGATGTAA
- a CDS encoding DUF1896 family protein, with protein sequence MKTTPTELSWFKLSLLHFLYESHPELTDDNDLLNTRSDLAAECYMQVVKNGHNRQGAEELAHKELYKGLHFFLK encoded by the coding sequence ATGAAAACAACACCAACAGAACTCTCATGGTTTAAGTTGTCATTGCTTCACTTCTTATACGAAAGTCATCCGGAATTAACGGATGATAACGATCTTCTGAACACCCGTAGTGATCTTGCCGCAGAATGCTATATGCAGGTTGTTAAAAACGGGCACAACCGCCAGGGAGCAGAAGAACTGGCACATAAAGAATTATACAAAGGGCTTCACTTTTTCTTAAAATAA
- a CDS encoding type II secretion system F family protein yields the protein MNNKKKEVFYLELYSMLHAGMDIRDSLEVFIGQQNKPEEKKIFENLVIDLVAGSSLSQSMQNSKQFTAYEYYCVQIGEESGRLMDVLKQLADFFSERVKMIRQIVKSISYPIVILLSSLVATGFMITFIVPMFSNIFQRFGSDLPVLTKVFINISDSLKNNLLSIIFIITSISVMLRIFWNHNKFKNTRQLITIKVPYLGNMTKSIYMARFCSAMSLLISAKIPLVTSISLVKKMISFYPIQIALNQIEVDLINGNEFHKSLANHKIFDAKMISLLKVGEEVNKLDEFLKKLHSYYSDEVDMKANALNTFLEPLIIIFLGLTVGAMLIAMYLPMFKLSNSIG from the coding sequence ATGAATAATAAAAAAAAGGAAGTATTTTATCTTGAACTTTATTCAATGCTACATGCAGGTATGGATATTAGAGATTCTTTGGAAGTTTTTATTGGACAACAAAATAAACCTGAAGAAAAAAAGATTTTCGAAAATTTAGTCATTGATTTAGTTGCTGGGAGTTCTCTTTCTCAAAGTATGCAAAACTCCAAACAATTTACTGCATATGAATACTATTGCGTACAAATTGGTGAAGAAAGCGGAAGACTAATGGATGTATTGAAACAATTAGCGGATTTTTTTTCTGAGCGGGTTAAGATGATCCGACAAATTGTAAAAAGCATCTCCTATCCAATTGTTATATTACTTTCTTCCTTAGTTGCAACAGGTTTTATGATAACTTTCATTGTTCCTATGTTTTCAAATATATTTCAAAGATTTGGAAGTGATCTGCCGGTTCTTACTAAAGTATTTATTAACATTTCAGATTCCTTAAAGAATAACCTTCTATCTATTATATTCATTATCACTTCGATATCGGTTATGCTTAGAATTTTTTGGAATCACAACAAATTTAAAAATACCAGACAGTTGATCACAATTAAAGTCCCCTATTTGGGTAATATGACTAAAAGTATATACATGGCAAGGTTCTGTTCCGCTATGTCTCTTTTGATTTCAGCGAAAATTCCCTTAGTTACATCAATCAGCTTGGTAAAAAAAATGATCTCTTTCTACCCTATTCAGATTGCTTTAAATCAAATTGAGGTAGATCTAATTAATGGTAATGAATTCCATAAGAGTTTAGCTAACCATAAAATTTTTGATGCAAAAATGATTTCTTTATTAAAGGTTGGTGAAGAAGTAAATAAACTTGATGAGTTTTTAAAAAAATTACATTCATATTACTCGGACGAAGTTGATATGAAAGCTAATGCACTAAATACTTTTTTAGAGCCATTAATAATTATTTTCTTAGGGTTAACGGTAGGAGCAATGCTAATAGCAATGTATTTACCTATGTTTAAGCTTTCTAATTCGATTGGTTGA
- a CDS encoding prepilin-type N-terminal cleavage/methylation domain-containing protein encodes MRRIRAYTLIELTVSLIVGSLLIIFIWTGYYFITKHYNEWNNKNQWVREIALLDQQLRSDIKKADVVLNNRNEINIYTEDTIKLTYMINDNSIIRNTNGRRDSFALNITNINYKYLELNEEKSSTVSSINIILQLNEEEELKLVFSKEYDSKFIYNSIKR; translated from the coding sequence ATGAGAAGAATTAGGGCATATACTTTAATTGAGTTAACCGTATCACTGATCGTTGGCTCTTTGCTTATAATTTTTATTTGGACTGGCTATTATTTTATTACTAAACACTATAACGAATGGAATAACAAAAACCAGTGGGTGCGTGAAATAGCATTATTAGACCAACAACTGAGATCAGATATTAAGAAAGCTGATGTTGTTCTGAATAACAGAAATGAAATTAATATCTATACAGAAGACACCATTAAACTAACTTATATGATTAATGATAACTCTATTATCAGAAACACAAATGGAAGAAGAGATAGCTTTGCCTTAAATATTACAAACATAAATTATAAGTATCTAGAATTAAATGAAGAAAAAAGCTCAACTGTTAGCTCGATCAATATAATATTGCAATTAAATGAGGAAGAAGAACTCAAACTTGTATTTTCTAAAGAATATGATTCAAAATTTATATATAACTCAATAAAGAGATGA
- a CDS encoding GspE/PulE family protein, protein MEINIRDIRIDTNLRQTISTEMAWQYRVVPKYAENGTLQLYIDQSLQQAKIKNELSIITGKEIYFEELTETELSELLTKYYPRNTQTNENISVKVGAEDFVFQLIKEAKILGSSDIHIEPSAKKSKVRIRIDGQLIERYSIPKEIYPGILNKIKIMSRLDISEKRLPQDGRIFFNRDNHKFDIRVSVLPTLYGEKVVMRILSNDASGLELEKMGFSEIDLYRYEEGIKKPNGIILISGPTGSGKTTTLYATLKKLNTATKNILTIEDPVEYTLEGINQVQLKEDIGLDFTRALKTFLRQDPDIIMVGEIRDVATAQMAIRAALTGHLVLSTIHTNSAWGTVSRLIDMGIPSFMVANTLNLTVAQRLVRLLCNNCKVKQPFNNDILPQSFRTEGIPEYHFTANGCENCFHTGYKGRCAIFEVISIDEELRENIKITNLGIGEYLKNNQVKLIQEQAFDLVKSGKTSVNEVYSLLISD, encoded by the coding sequence ATGGAAATTAATATTAGAGATATCAGGATAGACACTAATTTACGTCAAACAATTAGTACTGAAATGGCTTGGCAATATCGGGTTGTACCAAAATATGCAGAAAACGGTACACTCCAATTGTATATCGACCAAAGCTTACAACAGGCTAAAATTAAAAATGAACTCTCAATAATAACCGGAAAAGAAATTTATTTTGAAGAATTGACAGAAACGGAACTCTCAGAGCTGCTTACGAAGTATTATCCCAGAAATACACAAACCAATGAGAACATCTCGGTAAAAGTTGGGGCTGAAGATTTTGTTTTCCAACTCATAAAAGAAGCAAAAATATTGGGGAGTAGTGACATCCATATTGAACCATCTGCAAAAAAAAGTAAAGTTAGAATCAGAATTGACGGACAGCTAATTGAAAGATATAGTATACCCAAAGAGATATATCCGGGAATACTTAATAAAATCAAGATAATGAGCCGGCTTGATATTTCAGAAAAGAGACTTCCACAAGATGGCAGGATCTTTTTTAACCGTGATAATCACAAATTTGACATAAGAGTTTCTGTGCTACCAACTTTGTATGGAGAAAAAGTTGTTATGCGTATTTTAAGTAATGATGCTTCTGGATTAGAGCTTGAAAAAATGGGATTTTCAGAAATTGATTTATATCGGTATGAAGAAGGGATAAAAAAGCCTAACGGAATAATACTAATTAGTGGTCCTACCGGCTCTGGAAAAACAACTACCTTATACGCAACGCTAAAAAAGTTAAATACAGCCACAAAAAATATTCTTACCATTGAAGATCCGGTAGAATATACCCTGGAAGGAATTAACCAGGTTCAATTAAAAGAAGACATTGGTCTTGATTTTACACGGGCTCTAAAAACATTTTTACGACAAGATCCAGATATTATAATGGTTGGCGAAATCAGAGATGTCGCGACTGCTCAAATGGCTATTAGAGCAGCTTTGACCGGGCATCTGGTCTTATCTACAATCCATACAAACTCTGCATGGGGTACGGTCTCTCGCTTAATAGATATGGGAATTCCGTCTTTCATGGTTGCCAACACTTTAAATCTCACTGTTGCACAAAGGCTGGTTCGACTTTTATGTAATAACTGTAAAGTTAAGCAACCATTTAACAACGACATTCTGCCTCAATCTTTTAGAACAGAGGGCATTCCCGAGTATCATTTTACCGCAAATGGATGTGAGAATTGTTTTCACACAGGTTATAAAGGCCGCTGTGCAATTTTTGAAGTTATTAGCATTGATGAAGAGTTACGGGAAAATATAAAAATAACAAACCTTGGGATTGGCGAATACCTGAAAAATAATCAGGTAAAATTAATTCAGGAACAGGCATTTGACCTTGTCAAATCTGGAAAAACATCTGTGAATGAAGTATATAGCTTACTTATTTCCGACTAA
- a CDS encoding type IV pilin protein encodes MMKAKRIKAYTLTELLVVLVIIGILILLALPELMPLVTRAHSMEAKNALKMVQTLEKTHFYEYAKYTTELDKIGFEHQKPVTEEGGSAKYIIEITDVSPNTFTAQATAVVDFDGDGQFNVWEINELGELIEVVKD; translated from the coding sequence ATGATGAAAGCAAAAAGGATTAAGGCCTATACCTTAACTGAGCTGTTAGTGGTATTGGTAATAATAGGGATATTGATACTTCTGGCGCTTCCGGAGCTGATGCCACTGGTCACCCGGGCACACAGTATGGAAGCAAAAAATGCACTAAAGATGGTTCAAACACTTGAAAAAACTCATTTTTATGAATATGCAAAATACACTACAGAGTTAGATAAAATTGGATTTGAACATCAAAAACCAGTCACAGAAGAAGGAGGTAGTGCCAAATATATAATTGAAATAACCGACGTATCTCCAAATACTTTTACAGCTCAGGCAACTGCTGTAGTGGATTTTGACGGCGACGGACAATTTAATGTATGGGAGATCAATGAATTGGGAGAACTGATAGAGGTTGTTAAAGACTAA
- a CDS encoding gliding motility-associated C-terminal domain-containing protein gives MKTIKIASLFITMALIAIHVKQTVAINAYFPDVEDQTEISALTDFFNSTNGSYWTDNTNWLSPDLSTWFGIFIENGDVVEIILNDNNLEGELPNSIGNLTSLKKLFLARNNLAGAIPQELANIETLLHYKLNNNKFTSLPDFSGHPDLGKIKLQLDNNNLDFGDLEPLFDDNGKSIVSFLSYMDQAEIGETQELTFYDGMPVSISVETPGDYNTYQWQKMQLKNVDKGNNKAQSAKIEWVDIEGATDSVYTVENYIKEDILGKYRCAVSNTKVPGLTLYTKEIGIEISDYVEIRFYINTTELNNGLDYQATQYQVIAPELNDTIPFGGREGFVIVHPDLTANILLNILKNNTEIGVGYQFQVNSDGTIHDLKLKSGLEEKEIHPFFYEVNNSELSLYPVLPVRKVWSNLNLTLEDGVYFSPDDDGFYDFLEVSGTEEITQYLLEIKDINNNLVFKTDSVELKWDGKNTTDSVLVPTGVYTYSILADDKELSGQMIIKY, from the coding sequence ATGAAAACAATAAAAATCGCATCGCTCTTCATAACAATGGCTCTAATTGCTATACATGTAAAACAGACCGTTGCAATCAATGCCTATTTCCCTGATGTTGAAGACCAAACAGAGATTAGCGCCTTAACTGATTTTTTTAATAGCACAAATGGTAGCTATTGGACAGACAATACAAATTGGTTAAGCCCTGATTTATCCACTTGGTTTGGAATATTTATTGAAAATGGAGATGTAGTTGAAATAATTTTGAATGATAATAATCTGGAAGGGGAATTACCAAATAGTATTGGAAATTTAACCAGCTTAAAAAAACTTTTCCTTGCAAGAAACAATCTGGCAGGAGCAATCCCTCAGGAATTGGCCAATATTGAAACCCTACTCCACTATAAACTAAATAATAATAAGTTTACTTCACTTCCTGATTTTTCAGGACATCCTGATTTAGGAAAAATTAAACTTCAGTTAGATAACAACAATTTAGACTTTGGAGATCTTGAGCCGTTGTTTGATGATAATGGTAAATCGATCGTTAGTTTTCTGAGCTATATGGACCAGGCTGAAATTGGAGAAACTCAGGAATTAACCTTTTACGACGGGATGCCGGTAAGTATTAGTGTTGAAACGCCCGGAGATTACAATACCTACCAATGGCAAAAAATGCAATTGAAAAATGTAGATAAAGGGAATAATAAAGCCCAAAGTGCGAAAATTGAATGGGTCGATATTGAAGGAGCAACAGATTCTGTATATACTGTAGAAAATTATATTAAAGAAGATATTTTGGGAAAATACAGATGTGCTGTCAGTAATACAAAAGTGCCAGGCCTCACTCTTTATACAAAGGAAATAGGTATAGAAATCTCAGATTATGTAGAGATTAGATTTTATATAAACACAACAGAATTAAATAATGGCTTAGACTATCAGGCAACACAATACCAGGTTATTGCTCCTGAACTGAACGATACAATTCCTTTTGGAGGAAGAGAAGGATTCGTTATTGTACACCCTGATTTAACAGCAAACATTTTATTAAATATATTAAAAAATAACACAGAAATTGGTGTTGGATACCAGTTCCAAGTGAATAGTGACGGTACAATCCATGATCTTAAGCTCAAATCGGGCCTGGAAGAAAAAGAAATTCATCCATTCTTTTATGAAGTTAATAATTCGGAACTCTCACTATATCCTGTTCTGCCTGTCAGAAAGGTTTGGTCAAACCTAAACCTCACTTTGGAAGACGGTGTATATTTTTCACCCGATGACGATGGCTTTTATGATTTCCTGGAGGTTTCAGGCACTGAAGAAATTACACAGTATCTGCTCGAAATTAAAGACATCAATAATAATCTGGTTTTTAAGACAGATAGTGTTGAGTTAAAATGGGATGGGAAAAATACAACTGATAGTGTATTGGTTCCAACTGGTGTTTATACCTATTCCATTTTAGCTGATGACAAAGAGCTATCAGGGCAAATGATTATCAAATATTAA
- a CDS encoding fibrobacter succinogenes major paralogous domain-containing protein, whose amino-acid sequence MKKFLFFLAIVLLAFSCSKDETETPEQDFSGDSGTFTDTRDNHTYKWVRIGNQIWMAENLKATNYQNGDAIPDITDNVAWDELSSGAYCNFSNNENNVNKYGLLYNWFAVNDNRNIAPKGWHVASDEEWTELINYVSNNLGNSCGVTSALAAKSNWETSYTYNDCFPGMDYNTNNSSGFTALPGGCRDLEGTFDDEEDAFWWSSTEQTAVHAYCRYIWAHWDEVERAGFSKNYGLYVRCIKD is encoded by the coding sequence ATGAAAAAATTTTTATTCTTTTTAGCCATTGTACTATTGGCCTTTTCCTGTTCGAAAGATGAAACCGAAACTCCTGAACAGGATTTCTCAGGCGATTCGGGAACTTTTACAGATACCCGCGATAACCATACCTATAAATGGGTAAGGATAGGCAACCAAATTTGGATGGCCGAAAACCTAAAGGCAACCAATTATCAAAATGGTGATGCCATACCGGATATAACCGATAATGTAGCCTGGGATGAGCTTTCAAGCGGTGCGTACTGCAATTTTAGTAACAACGAAAATAATGTTAATAAATATGGTCTTTTATATAACTGGTTCGCCGTAAACGACAACCGAAACATTGCCCCAAAAGGATGGCATGTTGCATCTGACGAAGAATGGACAGAGCTGATTAATTATGTTTCCAATAATCTTGGTAATTCTTGTGGTGTTACTTCAGCTTTGGCGGCTAAAAGCAATTGGGAGACCTCGTATACGTATAACGATTGTTTTCCGGGCATGGATTATAATACTAATAATTCATCGGGATTTACGGCACTGCCGGGTGGTTGCCGCGATCTTGAAGGAACATTTGATGACGAAGAGGATGCTTTCTGGTGGAGCTCAACAGAGCAAACAGCAGTGCATGCTTATTGCCGATACATTTGGGCACATTGGGATGAAGTAGAAAGGGCCGGATTCTCGAAAAATTACGGATTGTATGTTAGGTGCATTAAAGATTAA
- a CDS encoding IS4 family transposase, which produces MIVKEFKGFFSGFLPDVRIEKRAEKIMGDMLNFGKAVVNKFSRTNTEKIGAYRMFGNNSFSHIELTESVISSCKAKQGGAHLLCIQDTTEFNFTNHLQRIGKKDKDIGPVTKNDNAGFFCHPMLVVNEGDKMPIGLSSIELWNRNWDKQDKFERSYWKQDIAEKESYRWVESARKTQSVLDKAPLLTIIGDRESDIFSEFALVSDERTHLLVRSRIDRKLAEGDGKLYKKLSGQEQKAVYGLEIKGNKKRKARTAKMALKYVKVKIKRPERLRDKNLPEYVELWAIEAREQPGTIPGGEPPIVWRLLTTHPITGASQAMKCLEWYGNRWFIEELFRIMKSKGFELEASQLETGAALKKQVVMALQVALTIMVLKLSLNNKEAIKAELVFSQQQIKFIGLLLKNEIEGKTKKQQNPYPCQSLAWCAWAIARLSGWSGYKSHGPPGYISVKNGLDVFYNKYEGYLVAMKFLKDVYKG; this is translated from the coding sequence GTGATAGTCAAGGAGTTTAAGGGTTTTTTTAGCGGTTTTTTACCTGATGTCCGAATAGAAAAACGTGCAGAAAAAATTATGGGAGATATGCTTAACTTCGGCAAAGCAGTAGTAAACAAATTTAGTAGAACAAATACAGAAAAAATTGGGGCATATCGTATGTTTGGGAATAATAGTTTCAGCCATATCGAACTAACGGAAAGTGTAATTTCCAGTTGCAAGGCCAAGCAAGGCGGTGCACACCTTCTTTGCATACAGGACACAACAGAGTTTAATTTTACCAACCATCTGCAACGGATTGGGAAAAAAGACAAAGATATCGGCCCGGTAACAAAGAACGACAACGCGGGCTTCTTTTGCCATCCCATGTTGGTGGTAAACGAAGGAGACAAAATGCCTATTGGCCTGTCAAGCATAGAATTGTGGAACCGTAACTGGGACAAACAGGATAAATTTGAGCGAAGTTACTGGAAACAGGATATCGCAGAAAAGGAATCGTACCGTTGGGTTGAAAGTGCCCGAAAAACACAATCTGTTTTAGACAAAGCACCACTGTTGACCATCATTGGGGACAGGGAATCCGATATTTTTAGCGAGTTTGCCCTTGTGTCGGATGAACGAACCCATTTACTGGTGCGTTCAAGAATAGACAGGAAATTGGCAGAAGGGGACGGGAAACTTTATAAAAAGCTATCAGGGCAAGAACAAAAAGCTGTTTATGGTTTAGAGATAAAAGGGAATAAAAAGCGAAAAGCCCGTACAGCAAAGATGGCATTAAAATATGTAAAGGTTAAAATAAAAAGGCCTGAAAGGTTACGCGACAAGAACCTTCCTGAATATGTTGAATTATGGGCTATTGAAGCCCGGGAACAACCGGGAACAATTCCCGGGGGAGAACCCCCGATAGTTTGGAGGTTATTGACTACACACCCAATAACCGGGGCAAGCCAGGCAATGAAATGCCTTGAATGGTACGGCAACAGGTGGTTTATTGAAGAACTTTTCAGGATAATGAAAAGCAAGGGCTTTGAACTTGAAGCCTCGCAACTTGAAACTGGTGCAGCATTGAAAAAACAGGTTGTCATGGCACTCCAGGTGGCATTAACGATAATGGTACTTAAGTTATCGCTCAACAATAAAGAAGCAATAAAAGCTGAACTGGTCTTTAGCCAACAACAAATAAAGTTTATAGGGTTATTATTAAAAAATGAGATAGAAGGGAAAACGAAGAAACAACAAAACCCATATCCCTGCCAAAGCTTGGCATGGTGTGCCTGGGCAATAGCACGGCTTAGTGGCTGGAGCGGTTATAAATCCCATGGCCCACCAGGGTACATATCGGTTAAGAACGGACTTGATGTCTTTTACAACAAATATGAAGGCTACCTTGTAGCAATGAAGTTCTTAAAAGATGTGTATAAAGGGTAG